Within Catharus ustulatus isolate bCatUst1 unplaced genomic scaffold, bCatUst1.pri.v2 scaffold_114_arrow_ctg1, whole genome shotgun sequence, the genomic segment GCTGCCCTGACTGCAGGAAGGGCTTCAGGTACAACTCCGACCTCATTAAACACCTGCGCATCCACACCGGGGAAAAGCCCCACGAGTGTGAGGAGTGTGGGATGAGATTCAGCCGGAGCTCCAGGCTGATCCGCCACCAGAGGAcccacactggggagaggccctacaggtgtgaggagtgtgggaagagcttcaggCAGCGCTCCACACTGATCAGCCACCAGAAcatccacactggggagaggccATACGAGTGTGGGGACTGTGGGAAGGGCTTCAGGCAGCGTTCCACCCTATTCCGCCACCAAAGgatccacactggggagaggccctTCGAGTGTTCTAAGTGTGGGAAGAGGTTTACCACGAAGTCTGAGCTCTTCCGGCACTaccagacacacacagaggagaggccctacgagtgtCCTGACTGCGGGAAGGGATTCAGGCACAACTCCCACCTCATCCAACACCGGCGCATCCACACCTGGGAGAGGCCCCATGAGTGtgaggagtgtgggaagagcttcagcCAGGAGCTCCAACCTGATCCGCCACCAGCAGATCCACGCTGAAAACGGCCCTACGAGTGCAGGGAGTGTGGGCAGTGCTCCAAGCACCGTGCCAGCCTGATCTGCCACCAAAGGATCCACACTGGGCAGAGGCCCTATGGGTGTTCTGAGTGTGGGAAGAGGTTTCccaccagctcctctctcctcctgcacCATTGCACGCACACAGAGGAGAGGCCCTTCCGCTGCCCCGACTGCAGGAAGGGCTTCAGGCAAAACTCCAACCTCATCAAACACCGGCGCCTCCACACCGGGTACAGCCCTgtcttggggtgactttatgatgcttgtatccccagCTGTCTGTTCTGTTCATGTTGAATATTGAGTTCTGCAGGTTTAAGGCTGGTTCCAGGAGTGAAGGGGGAAAGAAGAGGTGCACAGTTTGTTGTCAGAGACTGCATTTGCTCCCCCACATCCTGCACACAGACGGTGCTGTCtgcactgggcagcaggagagagctctcctttgctcttgGTTAGTTCCTGGCTAGCTGAGGCACAGAAGCTCCCTGGactgtggttttttccctctgttcttGCTCTGAACTGTTCCACTCTGGACTGAAAAGCCAAAGGAGCAGCGGGAGCTCACAGCCAGAGCCCACTGGGGCCTGGCCTGGGCCGCGGCATTTCCCAGCGCCGGAGGGACTGAGAACAGCCTGGGTGAGCCGGGCTGCGACCCACGGAAGGGactcttctgaatttgtcatctcctcaggagcagagagaggttTGGCAGTGTAGGATTGTTCAttttgtgctgggaagggatttccctgttaaataaacaggttttttccacttctctctgaggaaattTTCCCTGAACCAGTTGGGGGAGGGACTGCTTGAATCTGTTTCCTAGAGGGCCCCCATTCAgaggttttctcccaaatttgccccaaaGCAGGAAAAGGCCCTATGAGTGTTCccagtgtgggaagagcttctcccagagctcagccttgaCCCAGCACCAACGGAGGCACCGGTAAGGGAAGCCCTGCGAGTGCCCCGAGTGCAGGGAAGAGCTTCGTGCGCTGCTCCAACTCCATCCCCACTGCAGGACCCACGttgggcagagccctggctgaCCCACATTCCCTGGGATCCATGTTGGGAACACACCTGGCTGCTTATCCTTTTGTTTTGGCCTTCGTTTCTGTCTCTTCTCCATCTCTTTGTGCACCAAAGCCAAGAGGGATCGATCTGTCACCTCAAAACCTCTCAAATCCCACTGAAAACACCTCAGTTTTAACCCAAAATGGCTCAATCAAACTTCAGAGTGCCTTGTTCCCTCCTGGAAACAACTCAATCCCACACGAACCTTACAGGATTCCAGAGCCACCAGGGTGAGAAGGGCTTGGAAGGAGATTGGGAGAAGTGGGATCCAAATTTGGAGCGGTGGGATCGGGATTGTGTGGGTCTGGCTGGCTAGGGTGGGATTTGAtagtgtcaggaaaattaatccacaaacatcagaggtttatgtccaaaaaggagacagaggagttccttttgctttatttgaataaagggagaggccatggggcattcccctggggtctctcagatttttggaggactgcagcctcctttttatcctgttttcccggccgcatttccctctctctttcccctttggctgaggtacttgagaggcacagacttcctggaacgcctgatacctgagattcccttCCCATGTATAACtgtcccttttaatttttaattcttatagaattcatagtttcccccccattgtttctttcatcttctaaTACCCactttcatttatcagcaaacctacagtttgtttgtaaaggcaaatgtcctttcccattcatcaatcagtgcaatcaatcccattgtttcttctgtctctcagtgctgctcttATCTACCAGCAAACCCagagcttgtttgtaaagacaaatccaacattcctctcagCAGTGCCATCCTTGGGCCATCAGTCTCTGCAGACAGGCCCTGGAGAAGGCAGGTGCAGCTCTTCTCTTCCACGGAGGATTTGTGCCCTGCTCAGAAGCCAGTTCCTGTCAACTGGGCACCCAAATCCTCCCTAGGACACAGAAGAATGCTATTGAAGATGAGGGCAAAAAATACCTGCCAAATCTTTTCCAAGCTGACCCATTTGGTTCTTGATGGTCTCTTCCTAGTGAGGAATCTTTGATGTAAGCTCCAAAACTTTTCTTCTGCCTAGAACACCTAGTGATATATTGCCAACCAgagagctgagaaaaaaatgccCTCATGGCTGTCTCAGGATTCTGAATCTATTTTATGAGGCTTAAACACTGCAGCTCTTGGCATTTCTCTGTAGGAATTTCAAAAGCCATGAAACaccatttttcctcctcatgTGACTGTTCTAAAGGCAAAGCTTTATTTTCTATGAGTATTTGTAAGCACCAAGAACctttttgggctttttcttACATCTCCCCTGTGTCAGGGAAGACAGAAGAATTCCTGTGACCCAGGAACTGAGCACATCCCTAAAGAGCATGCGGGTCTGGGGAATGCTGAGCCTTGAAAACTGGTGCTGTCTGCACCAGCAAGTTGGAACTCATGTTATGAGCagggtccctgcccagctgcctggcacggctgtggggacacgggggaggcagggcaggtgccagggccagcagggagctgggctggggggagagCCAGGGAGGGCCATTCCAACAGCCCCTGGAACGCTGGGCTTTGGACCATGGCAACCATCAACAGGCCGTGGAATGATGGAATGTTGGGGGTTGGATCCTGGCAACCATCAACAGCTCCTGGCTTATTGGGGTTTGGACCCTGGAGCTGTGAACAGCTCGTGATCACTGGGGCTTGGACCTTGCAAAGGCCAACGGCACCTTGGTTGTGTGCTACTGACCCTGCAAAGGCCAAGGGCCTGTGGAGATTGGGGCTGAGACCCTGCAAAGGCCAAGGGCCTGTGGAGATTGGGGCTCAGACCCTGCAAAGGCCAAGGGCCTGTGGAGATTGGGGCTCAGACCCTGCAAAGGCCAAGGGCCTGTGGAGATTGGGGCTCAGACCCTGCACAATCCAAGGGCCTTTGGACACTGGGATTTGGTCTCTGTTCGTGCCAAAGGGGCAGATGCAGACCCGGCGGGTGAGTGACAAAGCCACTGCTCTCCTTGTGCCAGGCCCAGCAGGGGCCTGGCTgggcctgggctgtgcctcaggGAATGGTTCCCTTTGGGAATAGCAAGGGATTCACAGCTGGCTgttgcagagctggcagcagctttggTGCTCGCTGTGGGGACAGGCCTGGGAGGGAATGGGGGGCTCCTGGCcatgccagagcacagccacagctcctgctccgtCCTTGTCCCACTGGAGGCCGTGGGCACAAACAAGGGAGCAGCTTTTCATTGCCTTCCCTTCAGCCCAATTGACAGCGCAGCCTCAGCGCTTCCCAGAGGCAAGAATGGGTTTGTCCCAGACATCTCCAAGATGATCCCCAGGGgcccagaggaggccacggGGATAATAGgaagatgctccaagggctggagcacctgtgCCAAGGGAAAAGGATGCAAGAGTTGGggttgtccagcctggagaaggtgcCAGGGTgaccttagagccccttccaaTGCATGAAGGGGctgcaagagagctggagagggacttcaGCCAggggcctgcagggacaggacaagggacaatggcttcccactgagacaaggcagggatggatgggatattgggagggaattctgccctgtgagggtgctgaggccctggcacaggttgtccagagaagctgtggctgcccctggatccctgggagtgttctAGGCCAggctggcctgggctctgggcaACTCCCCTGCTGGTGTTCTTAGAAGTGATGACACACCTTCCAGCATgttcctttgtgctgctgtcaAATTACTGGGCTGGAAATATTCCCAAGGAGAGGGggaagagctcagctggaattgctgtgctctggcacaggctgggaagcACTTAGAGGTGACTGCCTCAGGGCCAGCCATGCAGGCTGAGTGTGCTCTTCCCTGTGCTCTTCCAGGGAGCTCGAGGCCTTTCTCACTGGGGACGTTCCTCCAGAGCCCCTGAGGTGAGGAAactgtgctgagctggctggGATTTTGAAACTGCTTCTCCATGAATGGAAACTGGTTCTTGTGAGATCAGAAGAGGCATCTCAGTGGTACTTTGGAATAGCAACAGAACACCTGACTAAGAGCTGGATGTGGGCTTTCAGGTGCTGTTAGACGACAGGGACAGCATGGCCAATTCCATCATCTGCACTGACACTCCTGGGAACATGCTCTCAACTCTGACCCCCACGGATGAACAGCATCCCTTTGAACTGGTTCAGCAAGCCACAGAGAACTGTGGGCACTTGCAGCAACATTTTGAGCAAATGGCAGAGAAATGCCAGAGGCTCAGAAGCATAGAGGCTCTATGCTGGCAGCACATAGACTGTCTGCTAGGAAAAATCAGAAGGTGagcctttcctcctcctgctcctgcattcCAGAGGCAATCTGCTTCCAGGCCTGGGGGTTCAGAGGGGTCCTGGGAGAAGAAATCCTCTGCCTACATGCCTAGGGCTCAGTGTGGCTCTTGAGCATCATCCTGTCTGGGTTTTTCATGCTCTACTGTGACTCCCAAGGCTGTCTGGGAGATGCAGAGCCATATTGGAAGAGAAGATTCCTTCTTCTCACCATGCTGCTTCCCTGAAGTTCTGTTCTTTctgtgcccctgcccagccactgCTTCTCCCTGAAGGAAGGCAAAATCctgccttccttttcctttgcctcCGGAGGATTTCCTTGGGAGGGAAAGAGCAAGGTCTTCCTTAgcccactgctccctgctccatcctggagtGCTGAAAATGGGATTGGTGACCCTTCAGGACTCCTTGTTCTTCTGACTGAGCCTTGTCTCTGCAGTGACTGTGCAAACCTGGAGAAGTccagggaaatgctgcagcaaaGCATTGGAatcccagagccaggagcttTGTGTCCACATCAGAAGAACAGCAAGCAGTGGAAGGAAGCATCAGCCCAGgcagaaaaggcagagctggacagGATGGAGGTTGGTTTTGGAAATGAGACTGGTTTTCCATTGAAAACTTGTCCTGCCCCTTCTTGTATAGTGGAGGACTTGGCTGCACTCGAGGGAGAAGAGCCATCAGTGCAGAGCGAGCTGGAAGTCAAGATGCAGACATGGGAGGAATTGCAGCTTCAgagggatctgctggagcaaGAGAGGGATGATGTTGCCATGGCTCTGGACACCTCATTCCTAGGCAGCACCTGTGGGagtgggagctgtgccagccagagcagcccagatGCTGTTTCTGGCAGTAGAAGACAGGGACACTGCCGTGCACTCCTGGCTCAAGGTGGCCCAGGCATTTCTTAGCCAGGGATAGGCGTGTTCATCAGCAATGTTGTATATGCTTCTgcagaatttgtttctttgggcAGCCTCAGAGCCTGGAAAAcagggatcagagctgggcaaGGGTCTGGAGCCCAGGTGTGacgaggagcagctgagggaggtcCCCTGTCCGTCAGTCCTTGTGACTGGGGCATCAGAGAGGGGAAGTGACACCTCCTGTTCTGAGTGGTTGGACTCAATGCTTGAGAAGGTCTTTGCCAACAGAAATGGTTCCATGAACCTGTGATTCTTGCACCTGCTGAGCCTCCTTTTAAATTCCCTGACAGGAATTTAAAAGTTGAAATTTCTTTCTGGTTTCTGGAGTGCAGAAAGCCAGTGCTGTTGTCTTTTCAGGTTGGGGGTTGTGGGAGGGATGAAGCTACACATTTTTCAGCAAGGAGCTTGCCTGGGACTTCATCTTGAAGaattttcctcccctcctcaggCAAGTGAGCGTGAAAGGCACcatgcagagatgctgcagcaatggcaaaaagagaaggcagagagagagcagGAGCACCAGAAGGTGCTGTTTGAGATGAGGCAGAAAGTTGCCACCCTGGAGGCCCAACAAGAAGCAGAACGAACCAGATTTGAAAATGCCAAGCGAGAGGTAATGATTGTGAAAAGACAACTGGTGTGATATTTTgcaaggctggagctgtgggagatGGCAGGATACGGGGCTGTGTGGAGCATGCCCTCCATGTCTTCTACATTGAATTTGGGGTGCTGAAAAGGTGACAGGGGCAATCTTTGGGACCAGGAATGAGCCCTCTCCTAGGAAGGCAGGCAGAAACATCAGCTTCCAGCTGAGATTTGTGTGCTGCTCTTGTGCTCTGTTTTTCTAAGACGTACCTCAGAGAATCTGCACTGTTCTCTTCCCGCTCCCCTTTTGGTGTGTACTCGTAGGTGTTCATAGGCAAAGTGAGTTTATACAACTTTGCTTTTGTGggcatggggagggagcagtgggaatgctgacacaaaagagaaaaatctttttaaagcCTCACCTGGAGTAATTCTGAACAGTAACCCAGAGATGTCTTCTGGGCTGTGTTCTACACAGATGTTGCAGGGCAAGTGTGGAGccctctgctctttccttctgtgcaggtgctgctggaggagcagaatgAGAGAAACGCTTTATCAGAGGCACTGCTCCAAACTCAGGGAGAGCTCAGCCGAGCCTGCCAGCAGGtccagcagctgaggcaggaggTGAAAGAGCAGCAAGAGAAGGGGCAGGTAAGTCTGAGTAGACAGGGAACAGAGTGCAAGGGCGGTGACAAGGGCACAAAAGGCAGCTCCTGGAACTGAGGAGGCAAGGGCTGCTTCAggccctgggagcacagagcctggcaagctccagagctcagccccagg encodes:
- the LOC117011337 gene encoding LOW QUALITY PROTEIN: zinc finger protein 501-like (The sequence of the model RefSeq protein was modified relative to this genomic sequence to represent the inferred CDS: inserted 1 base in 1 codon; deleted 1 base in 1 codon), producing MEKEEAARKRKMAQEPQADKELSTETREEKSPQQNLVEEAVCSGSTGQESNGEEKPRRSRTRRGCKRRSRGSEEERPSLGRAGGRRWSQSSDLVGREKLRDGEKPHKCSVCGMSFRWRSRLIRHKRIHTGERPYECGKCGKRFHTSSNLLLHERTHTEERPFRCPDCRKGFRYNSDLIKHLRIHTGEKPHECEECGMRFSRSSRLIRHQRTHTGERPYRCEECGKSFRQRSTLISHQNIHTGERPYECGDCGKGFRQRSTLFRHQRIHTGERPFECSKCGKRFTTKSELFRHYQTHTEERPYECPDCGKGFRHNSHLIQHRRIHTWERPHECEECGKSFARSSNLIRHQQIHAXKRPYECRECGQCSKHRASLICHQRIHTGQRPYGCSECGKRFPTSSSLLLHHCTHTEERPFRCPDCRKGFRQNSNLIKHRRLHTGYSPVLG